One genomic region from Conexibacter woesei DSM 14684 encodes:
- a CDS encoding methyltransferase domain-containing protein, with product MPDWQERINDDTRPAIRAEHELRYAVAAPLIRASARWCDLGCGTGLGAVTALAGEELDGTALLVDRDATAAERAATAVPARATTAIGADLSTAAGIDRVRAALADASGAGALCVTAFELIEHLESFAPLVALLVELGARPDATVLLSVPNDAFWAIDNPHHRTTWGEGAVEELRSLLPAGHVALHQLALEGSALLPLDEATVARTDVALAPGVPSHVLLAFGAQASQVTSAVTVVQSDLEAQRRWERQRESDLLYYVKKVEALEQQLAERASTDAAPADGDVDAPAASGHA from the coding sequence ATGCCCGACTGGCAAGAACGCATCAACGACGACACCCGCCCGGCGATCCGCGCCGAGCACGAGCTGCGCTACGCGGTCGCTGCGCCGCTGATCCGCGCGAGCGCTCGCTGGTGCGACCTCGGCTGTGGCACAGGCCTCGGCGCCGTGACCGCGCTCGCCGGCGAAGAGCTCGACGGCACCGCGCTGCTGGTCGATCGCGACGCGACGGCTGCCGAGCGTGCGGCCACGGCCGTGCCGGCCCGTGCAACGACCGCGATCGGAGCGGACCTCTCGACCGCCGCCGGGATCGATCGGGTCCGGGCCGCGCTTGCGGACGCGTCGGGCGCAGGTGCGCTGTGCGTCACCGCCTTCGAGCTGATCGAGCATCTGGAGTCGTTCGCGCCGCTCGTCGCGCTGCTCGTCGAACTGGGAGCGCGCCCTGACGCGACCGTTCTGCTGAGTGTCCCCAACGACGCCTTCTGGGCGATCGACAACCCGCACCACCGCACGACGTGGGGCGAGGGCGCGGTCGAGGAGCTGCGCAGCCTGCTGCCCGCCGGCCATGTCGCGTTGCACCAGCTCGCGCTGGAGGGTTCGGCGCTGCTCCCACTCGACGAGGCGACGGTGGCGCGCACCGACGTCGCGCTCGCGCCCGGCGTCCCGTCGCACGTTCTGCTTGCGTTCGGCGCACAGGCCAGCCAGGTGACGAGCGCGGTCACCGTCGTCCAGTCCGACCTCGAGGCCCAGCGGCGCTGGGAGCGCCAGCGCGAGAGCGACCTCCTCTACTACGTGAAGAAGGTCGAAGCGCTGGAGCAGCAGCTCGCCGAGCGCGCGTCCACGGACGCGGCGCCGGCGGACGGTGACGTCGACGCGCCCGCCGCGAGCGGCCACGCGTGA
- a CDS encoding glycosyltransferase family 4 protein, which produces MKVAFLLNDLQLSGGVGVVVQHARELVLRHGHDVTLVLVREQEAAPWEFDGLAHLHVEGLDDARDEHFDVAIATWWETTYSLFELEADRYVQFVQSFEDRFYERASAERPAAAMTLDLPVTFVTEARWIADTLREVRPDAPCFYVRNGIDKGVFASPERIEARLQEPLRVVVEGNPRVWFKGVYEAIGTVGEMREPHHLTVVTGDHSTIVAGTADRVVGPLSQREMAALYAESDVVFKLSRVEGMFGPPLEGFHMGATCVVAPVTGVDEYIVHGWNGMLVDWDDPSGAARTLDLLARDRRLLTFLRANALETAHSWPSWEQSATFMAAALDRIRRDPPPPPYAGARQLVADHRLSLERHRMLLHERNEYRRLAKPALRLKQTSAWQQLKRLREHRAMQPVWALLRPLTRRVRSKLTG; this is translated from the coding sequence GTGAAGGTCGCCTTCCTCCTCAACGACCTCCAGCTGTCCGGCGGCGTCGGCGTCGTCGTCCAGCACGCCCGGGAGCTGGTCCTCAGACACGGTCACGACGTGACGCTCGTGCTCGTACGCGAGCAGGAGGCGGCGCCGTGGGAGTTCGACGGGCTCGCCCACCTGCACGTCGAAGGGCTCGACGACGCCCGCGACGAGCACTTCGACGTGGCGATCGCGACATGGTGGGAGACGACGTACTCGCTGTTCGAGCTCGAGGCCGACCGCTACGTCCAATTCGTCCAGAGCTTCGAGGACCGTTTCTACGAACGCGCCAGCGCCGAGCGACCCGCCGCGGCGATGACGCTCGACCTGCCGGTGACGTTCGTGACCGAGGCGCGCTGGATCGCCGACACGCTGCGGGAGGTCCGCCCGGACGCGCCCTGCTTCTATGTGCGCAACGGCATCGACAAGGGCGTCTTCGCCTCGCCCGAGCGAATCGAGGCGCGCCTCCAGGAGCCGCTGCGGGTCGTCGTCGAGGGCAACCCCCGTGTCTGGTTCAAGGGCGTCTACGAGGCGATCGGGACGGTCGGCGAGATGCGCGAGCCGCACCATCTCACCGTCGTCACAGGCGACCACTCGACGATCGTCGCGGGCACGGCCGACCGCGTCGTCGGCCCGCTGTCACAGCGCGAGATGGCAGCGCTGTACGCCGAGAGCGACGTGGTCTTCAAGCTCTCGCGCGTGGAGGGCATGTTCGGGCCTCCGCTCGAGGGCTTCCACATGGGCGCGACGTGCGTCGTGGCGCCCGTTACCGGAGTCGACGAGTACATCGTCCACGGCTGGAACGGCATGCTGGTCGACTGGGACGACCCGAGCGGCGCGGCGCGCACGCTCGACCTGCTCGCGCGCGACCGGCGGCTGCTGACGTTCCTGCGCGCGAACGCGCTGGAGACGGCGCACAGCTGGCCGTCCTGGGAGCAGTCGGCGACGTTCATGGCCGCAGCGCTCGACAGAATCCGGCGCGATCCGCCACCGCCTCCATACGCAGGTGCGCGGCAGCTCGTCGCCGACCACCGCCTGTCGCTGGAGCGGCATCGCATGCTCCTGCACGAGCGCAACGAGTACAGACGGCTCGCGAAGCCCGCCCTGCGGCTGAAGCAGACGTCCGCGTGGCAGCAGCTGAAGCGGCTGCGGGAGCATCGGGCGATGCAGCCGGTCTGGGCGCTGCTGCGGCCGCTGACGCGCCGGGTGCGCTCGAAGCTGACCGGCTGA
- a CDS encoding glycosyltransferase family 4 protein, with product MTPRPLLPRIVRRLRGGAPPVDESPFTALAAVAELLRGSPAPLAAGAGAAAERDRLDVAVVIPWYPRGSGGHQTIFNVVRGLEARGHRCSIWLDDPTGRHAALDEAAVARELHAQFGACAGPVHKGFARWSGADVVVATSWPTAYRVALLGGCRGRAYLVQDHEPEFYPTSAEREWAAATYGLGLHCIAASRWLAELLRERHGAPATHFDLGIDHARYTVRPQVARSDRRVLFYARVSTARRAIPLGLLALDELQRRRPDVELALFGSPTPVPAPFRAEQLGLLTPSQLADAYARATVGMVLSLTNPSLVPQEMLACGLPCVDVERPSTRSEWGSGGGVELARFDPIALADALERLLEDRSLRAQRSEAGVAWARDRTWAHAAEQVEQGLRTALRAAA from the coding sequence ATGACCCCGCGTCCGCTGCTGCCTCGCATCGTCCGCCGACTGCGCGGCGGTGCGCCGCCGGTAGACGAGTCGCCCTTCACCGCTCTCGCGGCCGTCGCCGAGCTGCTGCGCGGATCGCCCGCGCCGCTGGCGGCCGGCGCCGGCGCGGCGGCCGAGCGCGATCGCCTCGACGTCGCGGTCGTGATCCCGTGGTACCCGCGCGGCAGCGGCGGGCACCAGACGATCTTCAACGTCGTGCGCGGGCTCGAGGCGCGCGGCCACCGTTGCTCGATCTGGCTCGACGACCCGACCGGCCGACACGCCGCGCTCGACGAAGCCGCGGTGGCGCGCGAGCTGCACGCCCAGTTCGGCGCCTGTGCCGGCCCGGTCCACAAAGGCTTCGCGCGCTGGAGCGGCGCCGACGTGGTGGTCGCGACGAGCTGGCCGACCGCGTACCGCGTGGCGCTGCTCGGCGGCTGCCGCGGTCGCGCCTACCTCGTGCAGGACCACGAGCCGGAGTTCTACCCGACCTCCGCCGAGCGCGAATGGGCCGCCGCGACCTACGGGCTCGGCCTGCATTGCATCGCCGCCAGCCGCTGGCTGGCCGAGCTGCTGCGCGAGCGCCATGGCGCGCCCGCGACTCACTTCGACCTCGGCATCGACCACGCCCGCTACACGGTCCGGCCGCAGGTTGCCCGCAGCGACCGACGGGTGCTCTTCTACGCCCGCGTGAGCACCGCGCGCCGCGCGATCCCGCTCGGGCTGCTCGCGCTCGACGAGCTGCAGCGGCGACGGCCTGACGTCGAGCTGGCGCTGTTCGGCTCGCCCACGCCGGTGCCGGCGCCGTTTCGTGCCGAGCAGCTCGGGCTGCTCACTCCCAGCCAGCTGGCCGACGCCTACGCGCGCGCGACGGTCGGGATGGTGCTGTCGCTGACGAACCCGTCACTGGTGCCGCAGGAGATGCTCGCGTGCGGGCTCCCGTGCGTCGACGTCGAGCGGCCGAGCACGCGCTCGGAGTGGGGCTCCGGCGGCGGCGTCGAGCTGGCGCGCTTCGACCCGATCGCGCTCGCGGACGCGCTCGAACGGCTGCTCGAGGATCGCTCGCTGCGCGCGCAGCGCAGCGAGGCGGGCGTGGCGTGGGCGCGCGACCGCACGTGGGCACACGCGGCCGAGCAGGTCGAGCAGGGCCTGCGGACGGCGCTGCGCGCCGCCGCCTGA
- a CDS encoding glycosyltransferase family 2 protein, whose protein sequence is MTTAQSENAATETRPLDETALRVSVVIPCLNEAENIEQCIAAARGVLERNGIPGEVVVADNASEDGSAELAEAAGARVVREPRRGYGSAYLAGFAAARGDYIVMGDADLTYDFNEIPRFLRELDDGADMVIGDRMKNIHPGAMPWLHRYVGNPLLSGFLNLLFRTGVSDAHCGMRAVRRSALPQLALRTTGMEFASEMVIRAAKEKLDIRQFDIEYHPRGGESKLSSFRDGWRHLRFLLVHSPNHLFILPGAVMALLGALIALTVVANINLFGREWDLHALIAGALLMIVGTQVVALGLCAHAYGTYFMNERDPWFDRMRARYRLEHGLLLGGAIALVGLAIAAVIVIEWIDRGFGSLGEERLAIVALTLVIVGIQVFFSSFLLSILGLRRADD, encoded by the coding sequence ATGACGACCGCACAGAGCGAGAACGCAGCCACGGAGACGCGGCCCCTCGACGAGACGGCGCTGCGCGTCTCCGTCGTGATCCCCTGTCTCAACGAGGCGGAGAACATCGAGCAGTGCATCGCCGCCGCGCGCGGCGTGCTCGAGCGCAACGGGATTCCCGGCGAGGTCGTCGTCGCCGACAACGCGTCGGAGGACGGCAGCGCCGAGCTGGCCGAGGCGGCCGGCGCGCGCGTCGTGCGCGAGCCGCGGCGTGGCTACGGCAGCGCCTATCTCGCCGGCTTCGCCGCCGCTCGCGGCGACTACATCGTGATGGGCGACGCCGACCTCACCTACGACTTCAACGAGATCCCGCGATTCCTCAGAGAGCTGGACGACGGCGCTGACATGGTGATCGGCGACCGGATGAAGAACATTCATCCGGGCGCGATGCCATGGCTCCATCGATATGTGGGCAATCCGCTGCTGTCGGGCTTCCTCAACCTGCTCTTCAGAACCGGGGTCAGCGACGCGCACTGCGGCATGCGCGCAGTGCGGCGCTCGGCGCTCCCGCAGCTGGCGCTGCGCACGACGGGGATGGAGTTCGCCTCCGAGATGGTGATCCGGGCGGCGAAGGAGAAGCTCGATATCCGCCAGTTCGACATCGAGTACCACCCGCGCGGCGGCGAGTCGAAGCTGTCGAGTTTCCGCGACGGCTGGCGGCACCTGCGCTTCCTGCTCGTCCACTCGCCCAACCACCTGTTCATCCTGCCGGGCGCGGTGATGGCGCTGCTCGGCGCGCTGATCGCGCTCACGGTCGTGGCGAACATCAACCTCTTCGGCCGCGAGTGGGACCTGCACGCGCTGATCGCCGGGGCGCTGCTGATGATCGTCGGCACGCAGGTCGTCGCGCTGGGGCTGTGCGCCCACGCGTACGGGACCTACTTCATGAACGAACGCGATCCGTGGTTCGACCGCATGCGAGCTCGCTACAGACTCGAGCACGGATTGCTGCTCGGCGGCGCGATCGCCCTCGTCGGCCTCGCGATCGCCGCTGTGATCGTGATCGAGTGGATCGATCGTGGCTTCGGCAGCCTCGGTGAGGAGAGACTCGCGATCGTCGCGCTCACGCTCGTGATCGTCGGCATCCAGGTCTTCTTCTCCTCGTTCCTGCTCAGCATCCTCGGCCTGCGCCGAGCGGACGACTGA
- a CDS encoding DUF2142 domain-containing protein produces the protein MAASRDPRATRPLQLAEPLRLALSRIARRARAVPQPLVLVLTAATLLAVAWALVLPPFQGPDESEHFAYVQHLAETGSAPSSTTFSGAGSHSSEETFALDRLGLRAMMAVPEALPLWNDADQERWRAFERQVTPSQRGDGDGANPIAKNPPLYYAYEAVAYRVSPGDSLYDRLLATRLASALLFVLTVAFAWLAAAELSARVWVRTLTAGIVALQPQLTSMAGIVNADMMLVAVWSAFTALAVRTLVRGPSARRVLGLSVLAAASSLTHGRGLALLPALAIVLALAFWHHRPPLRSTLRWSGAGALVLVLGLAVFRFFTSASGGGSLYGNQTDYINQGGFSPPELLSLVWQFYLPKLPFMQPAIGPDYGFHQMYVETFFGAFGWLEVRFPERVYDALQVAVLLGLVALVVAAYLRRADLRPVRHVAFGLLGICVSLIALLHLVSYLALLGAPDPLIVGRYMLPLVVPFALAIAFVASSLPRRAGAVFGALVLAVGIVLQLSGLLLSVERFYA, from the coding sequence ATGGCAGCCTCACGCGACCCGCGCGCCACTCGGCCGCTGCAGCTGGCCGAGCCGCTCCGTCTCGCGCTGTCCCGAATCGCACGGCGCGCGCGCGCCGTGCCGCAGCCGCTCGTGCTCGTGCTGACGGCGGCGACGCTGCTCGCAGTCGCGTGGGCGCTCGTGCTGCCGCCGTTCCAGGGGCCGGACGAGTCCGAGCACTTCGCCTACGTCCAGCACCTCGCCGAGACGGGCAGCGCCCCGTCCTCGACGACGTTCAGCGGTGCCGGCAGCCACTCCTCGGAGGAGACGTTCGCGCTCGACAGACTCGGGTTGCGGGCGATGATGGCCGTGCCGGAGGCGCTGCCGCTGTGGAACGACGCCGACCAGGAGCGCTGGCGCGCGTTCGAGCGGCAGGTGACGCCGTCCCAGCGCGGCGACGGCGACGGCGCCAACCCGATCGCCAAGAACCCGCCGCTGTACTACGCCTACGAGGCTGTCGCATATCGCGTGTCGCCGGGCGACTCGCTCTATGACCGGCTGCTCGCGACCCGTCTCGCGAGCGCGCTGCTGTTCGTGCTGACCGTCGCGTTCGCTTGGCTGGCCGCCGCCGAGCTGAGCGCGCGCGTCTGGGTGCGCACGCTGACGGCGGGCATCGTCGCGCTGCAGCCGCAGCTGACGTCGATGGCCGGGATCGTCAACGCCGACATGATGCTCGTCGCGGTCTGGTCGGCGTTCACGGCGCTCGCGGTCCGCACGCTCGTGCGCGGTCCGAGCGCACGCCGCGTGCTCGGCCTCAGCGTGCTCGCCGCCGCCTCCTCGCTGACGCACGGCCGCGGCCTCGCGCTGCTGCCCGCGCTCGCGATCGTGCTCGCGCTCGCCTTCTGGCACCACCGGCCGCCGTTGCGCTCGACGCTGCGCTGGAGCGGCGCCGGCGCGCTCGTGCTCGTGCTCGGGCTCGCCGTCTTCCGCTTCTTCACGTCCGCGTCGGGCGGCGGGTCGCTCTACGGCAACCAGACCGACTACATCAACCAGGGCGGCTTCAGCCCGCCCGAGCTGCTCTCGCTGGTGTGGCAGTTCTACCTGCCCAAGCTGCCCTTCATGCAACCGGCGATCGGACCCGACTACGGCTTCCACCAGATGTACGTCGAGACGTTCTTCGGCGCCTTCGGCTGGCTCGAGGTGCGGTTCCCCGAGCGCGTCTACGACGCGCTCCAGGTCGCGGTGCTGCTGGGACTCGTGGCACTCGTCGTCGCGGCGTACCTGCGCCGCGCCGACCTGCGTCCGGTGCGCCACGTCGCGTTCGGCCTGCTCGGGATCTGCGTCTCGCTGATCGCGCTGCTGCATCTCGTCTCGTACCTCGCGCTGCTCGGCGCGCCGGACCCGCTGATCGTCGGCCGCTACATGCTGCCGCTCGTCGTGCCGTTCGCGCTCGCGATCGCGTTCGTCGCGAGCTCGCTGCCGCGTCGCGCCGGAGCGGTCTTCGGCGCGCTCGTGCTCGCGGTCGGGATCGTGCTGCAGCTGTCCGGCCTGCTGCTCTCGGTGGAGCGCTTCTATGCGTGA
- a CDS encoding glycosyltransferase family 4 protein → MRVCVVYDCLFPHTVGGAERWYRNLAERLAAEGHDVTYLTLRQWERGEDAGVAGVDVRVVGPRMGLYAGDGRRRILPPLAFGAGVLWHLLRHGRRYDVVHTASFPYFSLLAAAVVLPLHRFRIVVDWHEVWSRDYWTEYLGRAGGAVGALVQRLCARVPQRAFCFSRLHAARLRDEGLRGEPTILTGEYAGSLAQPVPAAAQPIVAFAGRHIPEKRVPALVRAFAHAQRAAPELRLVVLGDGPERPAVLRAIADEGLSDVARAPGFVSTEEVEETLAGALCMVLPSRREGYGMVVVEASARGVPSVVVREPDNAAVELVDDGENGFVAPSVAPEQLAAEILRVRAAGPALRESTAAWFGRNAQRLSLDGSLDHVAAAYRSELFGDASGSDDEHGRVSHDSRV, encoded by the coding sequence ATGCGCGTCTGCGTCGTCTACGACTGCCTCTTCCCGCACACCGTCGGTGGCGCCGAGCGCTGGTACCGCAACCTCGCCGAGCGGCTCGCCGCCGAGGGCCACGACGTCACGTACCTGACACTGCGGCAGTGGGAGCGCGGCGAGGACGCTGGCGTCGCGGGCGTCGACGTGCGGGTGGTCGGCCCGCGGATGGGGCTGTACGCCGGTGACGGGCGCCGGCGCATCCTGCCGCCGTTGGCGTTCGGCGCAGGCGTCCTCTGGCATCTGCTGCGCCACGGCCGTCGCTACGACGTCGTGCACACCGCCTCGTTCCCGTACTTCTCGCTGCTGGCCGCCGCGGTCGTGCTGCCGCTGCACCGCTTCCGCATCGTCGTCGACTGGCACGAGGTGTGGTCCCGCGACTACTGGACGGAGTACCTCGGCCGCGCGGGAGGCGCCGTCGGCGCGCTCGTGCAGCGGCTGTGCGCGCGCGTCCCGCAGCGTGCCTTTTGCTTCTCGCGGCTGCATGCCGCGCGGCTGCGCGACGAGGGGTTGCGCGGCGAGCCGACGATCCTGACCGGCGAGTACGCCGGCTCGCTGGCCCAGCCCGTCCCGGCGGCCGCGCAGCCGATCGTCGCGTTCGCCGGGCGTCACATCCCCGAGAAGCGCGTGCCGGCGCTCGTGCGCGCGTTCGCCCACGCGCAGCGCGCGGCGCCCGAGCTGCGGCTCGTCGTGCTGGGCGACGGACCGGAGCGGCCTGCCGTGCTGCGGGCGATCGCCGACGAGGGCCTGTCCGACGTCGCGCGGGCACCGGGCTTCGTCTCGACCGAGGAGGTCGAGGAGACGCTCGCCGGCGCGCTCTGCATGGTGCTGCCGTCGCGCCGCGAGGGGTACGGCATGGTGGTCGTCGAGGCGTCGGCACGCGGCGTCCCGAGCGTCGTCGTGCGCGAGCCCGACAACGCTGCCGTCGAGCTGGTCGACGACGGCGAGAACGGCTTCGTCGCACCATCGGTCGCACCGGAGCAGCTCGCCGCCGAGATCCTGCGCGTGCGCGCCGCGGGCCCGGCGCTGCGCGAGTCGACGGCGGCCTGGTTCGGCCGCAACGCGCAGCGCCTGTCGCTCGACGGCTCGCTCGACCACGTCGCCGCGGCGTACCGTTCGGAGCTGTTCGGAGACGCGAGCGGATCAGACGACGAGCACGGGCGGGTGAGCCATGACAGCCGGGTATGA
- a CDS encoding acyltransferase, which yields MTAGYEVGEGAVIAPGTVIGPGCVIEPNAVLGKVPRLAGRPPQELPPLVLGANVTVCAGAVVYAGAQIGDGAIVGDQTQVRERATIGELTVVGRGSGIDNDVAIGARVSIQSQVYITAFSVVEDDVFVGPCAMTTNDDAMGRHAPGAQLRGATLRRACRIGGGAVLTPGVEVGEEAFVAAGAVVTRDVPPRGRVMGVPARASAGRRVSDDELLERWRPR from the coding sequence ATGACAGCCGGGTATGAGGTCGGGGAAGGGGCCGTGATCGCGCCCGGGACGGTGATCGGTCCCGGCTGCGTGATCGAGCCGAACGCGGTGCTCGGGAAGGTCCCGCGCCTCGCCGGCCGGCCCCCGCAGGAGCTGCCGCCGCTCGTGCTCGGAGCGAACGTGACGGTCTGCGCCGGAGCCGTCGTCTATGCCGGCGCGCAGATCGGCGACGGCGCGATCGTCGGCGATCAGACGCAGGTGCGGGAGCGGGCGACGATCGGCGAGCTGACCGTGGTCGGGCGCGGATCGGGGATCGACAACGACGTCGCGATCGGCGCCCGCGTGTCGATCCAGTCGCAGGTCTACATCACTGCGTTCTCCGTCGTCGAGGACGACGTCTTCGTCGGGCCGTGCGCGATGACGACCAACGACGACGCGATGGGCCGTCACGCGCCCGGCGCGCAGCTGCGCGGGGCGACGCTGCGGCGCGCCTGCCGCATCGGCGGCGGCGCGGTGCTGACCCCGGGCGTCGAGGTCGGCGAGGAGGCGTTCGTCGCCGCCGGCGCCGTCGTGACGCGCGACGTGCCCCCGCGTGGTCGGGTGATGGGCGTGCCCGCACGCGCCTCCGCCGGACGACGCGTCAGCGACGACGAGCTGCTCGAACGCTGGCGGCCGCGCTGA
- a CDS encoding DegT/DnrJ/EryC1/StrS family aminotransferase produces MPVPLFDTKGPLAPLRAELLARITEVVDDGRYILGPNVDAFEREFAAYVGADHAVGVANGTDAITIALRAMGVGPGDEVVVPSFTFYASAEAIPPTGAVPVFCDVDPDTFCVTAETVKAALTPRTKAVIAVHLFGNVAPVAEIEALGVPVLEDAAQAAGSTSAGGRPGALGTAATFSFFPSKNLGCFGDGGAITARDAEVADRVRMLRFHGSWDKVTYEHVGVNSRLDELQAAVLRVQLPHLDGWADGRRAAGQHYAEAGLGELVQLPVPVEGCAPAWHLYVIRHAQADAIAAALAAAGHGQKAYYRTPVHRQPAMARWGAGTSLPVTDELAATHLAIPLNPLLTAEQAAEVTATIRRALDAGRG; encoded by the coding sequence ATGCCAGTCCCGCTGTTCGACACCAAGGGCCCGCTCGCGCCGCTGCGCGCCGAACTGCTCGCGCGGATCACGGAGGTCGTCGACGACGGGCGCTACATCCTCGGGCCCAACGTCGACGCGTTCGAGCGCGAGTTCGCCGCGTACGTGGGTGCCGACCACGCGGTCGGCGTGGCGAACGGAACCGACGCGATCACGATCGCATTGCGTGCGATGGGCGTCGGCCCGGGCGACGAGGTCGTCGTGCCGTCGTTCACCTTCTACGCAAGCGCGGAGGCGATCCCGCCGACCGGCGCGGTGCCGGTCTTCTGCGACGTCGACCCGGACACCTTCTGCGTGACGGCGGAGACGGTGAAGGCCGCGCTGACGCCGCGCACGAAGGCTGTGATCGCCGTCCACCTGTTCGGCAACGTCGCGCCCGTCGCGGAGATCGAGGCGCTCGGCGTGCCGGTGCTGGAGGACGCCGCGCAGGCGGCCGGCTCGACGTCGGCCGGCGGCCGCCCCGGCGCGCTCGGGACCGCGGCGACGTTCAGCTTCTTCCCGTCGAAGAACCTCGGCTGCTTCGGCGACGGCGGCGCGATCACGGCGCGCGACGCGGAGGTCGCCGATCGCGTGCGGATGCTGCGCTTCCACGGCTCGTGGGACAAGGTCACGTACGAGCACGTCGGCGTCAACTCGCGGCTCGACGAGCTCCAGGCGGCGGTCCTGCGCGTCCAGCTGCCGCATCTCGACGGCTGGGCCGACGGCCGTCGCGCCGCCGGCCAGCACTACGCCGAAGCCGGGCTCGGCGAGCTGGTCCAGCTGCCGGTGCCGGTGGAGGGCTGCGCGCCGGCCTGGCATCTGTACGTGATTCGCCACGCGCAGGCCGACGCGATCGCCGCCGCGCTCGCCGCCGCCGGCCACGGGCAGAAGGCGTACTACCGCACGCCGGTTCACCGTCAGCCGGCGATGGCGCGCTGGGGCGCCGGCACGTCGCTGCCCGTCACCGACGAGCTGGCCGCCACCCACCTCGCGATCCCGCTCAACCCGCTGCTGACGGCCGAGCAGGCGGCCGAGGTGACGGCGACGATCCGCCGCGCGCTCGACGCCGGACGCGGCTGA
- a CDS encoding Gfo/Idh/MocA family protein translates to MTNSPPALRGVVVGLGVMGSLHARVLSSLPGVDLVAAVDPSEERRQDAAATYAHVRSHATLAEALAAHEVDFAAVAVPVEHLPTAAGEALDAGLHVLVEKPTAPTEEQALALAARAEERALVLCVGHVERFNPAVRLMKRKLDEGVVGRVIQMQARRLSPFPNRDAMKGVALDLATHDIDVMRYLTGSDVSRVYAETEQRLDGEREDMLCATMRFDDGTTGLLDVNWLTPTKVRQLSVTGEQGMLTVDYLTQELRFHEHPTRATRWDTLASLRGGGEGDMVRYALERREPLRVEWESFLDAVRDGGVAPVTARDGAAALSTARAIQRSGSTHEVVVPAYRSVAAG, encoded by the coding sequence ATGACGAACTCCCCTCCGGCCCTGCGCGGCGTCGTCGTCGGCCTCGGCGTCATGGGCAGCCTGCACGCGCGCGTGCTCAGCTCGCTTCCCGGCGTAGACCTCGTGGCGGCAGTCGACCCGAGCGAGGAGCGCCGGCAGGACGCCGCCGCGACCTACGCTCACGTGCGCAGCCACGCAACGCTCGCCGAGGCGCTCGCCGCGCACGAGGTCGATTTCGCGGCCGTCGCGGTCCCCGTCGAGCACCTGCCGACGGCCGCAGGCGAGGCGCTCGACGCCGGGCTGCACGTGCTCGTCGAGAAGCCGACGGCGCCCACGGAGGAGCAGGCGCTGGCGCTTGCCGCGCGCGCAGAGGAGCGCGCCCTGGTGCTGTGCGTCGGGCACGTCGAGCGCTTCAACCCCGCCGTCAGGCTGATGAAGCGCAAGCTCGACGAGGGCGTCGTCGGACGCGTGATCCAGATGCAGGCGCGACGGCTGAGCCCGTTCCCCAACCGCGACGCGATGAAGGGCGTCGCGCTCGACCTCGCGACGCACGACATCGACGTGATGCGGTACCTCACCGGCAGCGACGTCTCGCGTGTGTACGCCGAGACCGAGCAGCGGCTCGACGGCGAGCGCGAGGACATGTTGTGCGCCACGATGCGCTTCGACGATGGCACGACCGGGCTGCTCGACGTCAACTGGCTGACGCCGACGAAGGTGCGCCAGCTGTCGGTCACGGGCGAGCAGGGGATGCTGACCGTCGACTACCTGACGCAGGAGCTGCGCTTCCACGAGCACCCGACGCGCGCGACGCGCTGGGACACGCTCGCGAGCCTGCGCGGCGGCGGCGAGGGCGACATGGTGCGGTATGCGCTCGAGCGGCGCGAGCCGCTGCGCGTCGAGTGGGAGTCGTTCCTCGATGCGGTGCGCGACGGCGGCGTCGCGCCGGTGACCGCGCGCGACGGCGCGGCGGCGCTCTCGACCGCTCGTGCGATCCAGCGCTCGGGCTCGACGCACGAGGTCGTCGTGCCGGCGTACCGGAGCGTGGCCGCCGGGTGA